The Rhodopseudomonas julia DNA segment CGTCATCGGCAGCGGACCGGGCGGCTATGTCTGCGCCATCCGCGCCGCACAGCTCGGGCTCAAGACGGCAGTCGTGGAAAAGCGCCCAACGTTCGGTGGCACCTGTCTCAATGTCGGCTGCATTCCGTCCAAGGCGCTTTTGCACACGTCGGAGATGTTCGAGCAGGCGGCACATGGCTTCGCCGATTTCGGCATCAAGGTGAAGCCCGAGCTCGATCTCGAAGCGATGCTGGCGCACAAGGACAAGACGGTGAAGTCGAACGTCGACGGCGTCGCCTACCTCTTCAAGAAGAACAAAATCGACACGTTCGAGGGCGTCGGGCGCATCGTTCAGGCGGGCGAGGTCGAAGTGACGCCCGAGAAGGGTGAGGCGATGCGCCTTTCCGCCAAGTCTATCGTCATCGCGACCGGGTCGGAATCGGCGCCCTTGCCGGGCGTCGAAGTGGACGAGAAAAAAATCGTGTCTTCGACCGGCGCTTTGAAGCTCGGCAAGGTGCCGGAGAAGCTCGTCGTCGTCGGTGCCGGCATCATCGGGCTCGAACTCGGCTCGGTGTGGCGGCGGCTCGGCGCCAAGGTCACAGTCGTGGAATTCCTCGATCGCATCCTGCCGGGTATGGACGGAGAGGTGGCGAAACAGGCTCAGCGCCTCTTCAAGAAGCAGGGCATCGATTTCCATCTCGGCACCAAGGTGACGGCCGTCGAAACCGAAAAGAAGGGCCTGCGTGTCTCCGTCGAGCCGGTCAAAGGCGGGGATGCGGAGAAGCTCGACGCCGATATCGTGCTCGTGGCGATCGGCCGCCGTCCCTATACGGCGGGGCTCGGGCTCGAAGAGGCGGGGGTCACGCTCGACGAGCGCGGCCGGGTTGCCACAGGCAAGGATTATAAGACGAATGTCGACGGCATCTATGCGATCGGCGACGCGATCGCGGGGCCGATGCTCGCCCACAAGGCGGAGGATGAAGGCACGGCAGTCGCCGAAATTCTCGCCGGCCAGCGAGGCCATGTGAATTACGATGTGATTCCGAGCGTCGTCTATACGGAACCGGAAATTGCCGTCGTCGGACGCTCCGAAGAGGAGCTGAAAGAGGCCGGTATCGCCTATCGCAGCGGCAAATTCCCCTTCAGCGCAAACGGGCGCGCCCGCGCCATGAATGCCACGGACGGTTTCGTCAAAGTGCTGGCCGACGAGAAGACCGATCAGGTTCTCGGCGTGCATATCGTCGGGCGCGGCGCTGGCGAGATGATCCACGAAGCTGCCGTCCTCATGGAATTCTCAGGCGCCGCTGAAGATCTCGCGCGCACCTGCCATGCACATCCGACAATGTCGGAGGCCGTTCGCGAAGCGGCCATGGCGGCCTGGTTCAAACCCGTTCACATCTGAGGACAGGCTCGGACGTCAACTCCACCCTAGCCCGGCACAGGCCGGGCCAGGGGCGGTGAAAAGCGGCCAGGCAAAAAAAAGCGCCGGCTCTGTGGCCGGCGCAGACGTTATCCGGTTGCTATTGGCAACCTGGACTGGAGTACGTGAAAAACGCGTGGGCGCCTATTTGGTTCCACCCGTGCAGGCCGTGTCGCCCGCAGCACAGTCTTTTTTCGGAGCGGCGTTGCGCTCATCGCTGCCGACGACCTGCGGCAGCGTCACAGGGGTGGTCGCCATCGCCACCTTTTCCTCAGCCGGCGCTTTGGAGGCCATCACCTGCTGGCGGTGAAAGCTGCAATCGGCGCTGGCGGCAGATGCCAGCAGGAGGAAGGCGGCGGTCGCGCTGACGCATGTCAAAACCTTACGCATGAATCTCTCCTTGTTCCCTCTTGTCTCTCCACGAACAAAGCTCTCGCTATGTCCGAAAAGGGAAGTTAGCGCGACAAGGCGACCGCACTAAGGTCGATTCTGCCTCAATATTCGTCATCTCGAAAATGTGATGATTTGAGAAGAGCGGTCACGAATGCCGGTGATTGGCAGCGCGTGGATGTGCTTTTGCATAGATATCGAGGAGCCGGGCCGCATCGACATCGGTATAGATCTGTGTCGTCGACAGGCTCGCGTGTCCCAAGAGTTCCTGGATGGTTCTGAGATCGCCACCGTCGCCGAGAAGATGGGTGGCGAAGGAGTGGCGCAGCGCATGTGGCGTGACGCTCGGCTCCAGTCCCAGGGCAGAGCGGAGCCGCTCCACGAGTTTCTGGATGATGCGGGCCGACAGAGCACCACCCTTGGCGCCGCGAAACAGGGGTTCGCTTGGCGCGAGAAGATAGGGGCAGAGACGGATATAGGCTTCGATCGCCTCGCTGACCTTTGGCAGAACCGGCACGATACGCGTCTTGCCTCCCTTGCCGGTGACGCGAAGCGTATCGCGCCCCCCGACCGGCGCATCGGCGCGCGAAATGCCGAGAGCTTCGGAGATGCGTAAGCCGCTGCCGTAAAGCAGGAGAAGGACGGCGCGATCGCGCGCGGCCAGCCACGGCTCCTCCGTCAATGTGTCGGCGGCGTCCGTGAGCGTCAGCGTATCGGTGACGGACAGCGCCTTCGGGAGGCTTTTTTTCTGCTTCGGACTGCGCACGGCCTCGAAAGCCGAGGTGGTCGGGACGTCGTGGCGTGCGCAAAAACGCGCCAGCGAGCGGCATGCGGCGAGCTGGCGGGCGAGGCTGCGCGAGCCCGCCCCGGAAGCGCGGCGGGCGGCGAGGAAAGCGCGGATATCGCCGGGCGTGAGAGCCGCGATATCGGCGGTTCCCGGCGGTGCTCCGAGATGCTTCGTCAGAAAATGCGCCAGTTGCAGAAGATCGCGCTCATAGGCTTCGAGCGTCTTTGGCGACAATCGCCTCTCGTCGCGGAGATAGCTCATCCAACGCTGCAAAAGTGCGGCGAGATCGGGCGCAAGCGCAACGAGAAAGGTCTCTTCGGTGGCCATGGCGCGAGTATCACGCGCCATGGTTAAACAAATGCATAGGGGCGTAACAGATTGGTTCTACGTCCTTTTTCATCTGAGTTAGAGGATTGACTGACCGGCCTTCTTCCAATCCGCGAGGAAGGCTTCCAGCCCCTTGTCGG contains these protein-coding regions:
- the lpdA gene encoding dihydrolipoyl dehydrogenase codes for the protein MPDTYDLIVIGSGPGGYVCAIRAAQLGLKTAVVEKRPTFGGTCLNVGCIPSKALLHTSEMFEQAAHGFADFGIKVKPELDLEAMLAHKDKTVKSNVDGVAYLFKKNKIDTFEGVGRIVQAGEVEVTPEKGEAMRLSAKSIVIATGSESAPLPGVEVDEKKIVSSTGALKLGKVPEKLVVVGAGIIGLELGSVWRRLGAKVTVVEFLDRILPGMDGEVAKQAQRLFKKQGIDFHLGTKVTAVETEKKGLRVSVEPVKGGDAEKLDADIVLVAIGRRPYTAGLGLEEAGVTLDERGRVATGKDYKTNVDGIYAIGDAIAGPMLAHKAEDEGTAVAEILAGQRGHVNYDVIPSVVYTEPEIAVVGRSEEELKEAGIAYRSGKFPFSANGRARAMNATDGFVKVLADEKTDQVLGVHIVGRGAGEMIHEAAVLMEFSGAAEDLARTCHAHPTMSEAVREAAMAAWFKPVHI
- a CDS encoding tyrosine recombinase XerC → MATEETFLVALAPDLAALLQRWMSYLRDERRLSPKTLEAYERDLLQLAHFLTKHLGAPPGTADIAALTPGDIRAFLAARRASGAGSRSLARQLAACRSLARFCARHDVPTTSAFEAVRSPKQKKSLPKALSVTDTLTLTDAADTLTEEPWLAARDRAVLLLLYGSGLRISEALGISRADAPVGGRDTLRVTGKGGKTRIVPVLPKVSEAIEAYIRLCPYLLAPSEPLFRGAKGGALSARIIQKLVERLRSALGLEPSVTPHALRHSFATHLLGDGGDLRTIQELLGHASLSTTQIYTDVDAARLLDIYAKAHPRAANHRHS